A single Pseudomonas brassicacearum DNA region contains:
- a CDS encoding paraquat-inducible protein A codes for MPDPSDIDRLSDLPLSDLVACHECDLLMRKPRLAHGEKAECPRCGYELYAHRHNVVERSLALVIAALLLYVPANFLPIMELNLLGQSSQDTVWSGVVGLFDTGMQGIAAVVFLCSMGIPLLKLLCQLVVLLSIRLDFGRSYGLLLYRIYHHLRDWGMLEVYLMGVLVAIVKLADMAAITVGLGLVCFISLLLVQVWLEVVMSPHQIWQALSGEDAHAGD; via the coding sequence ATGCCCGATCCGTCAGACATTGATAGGTTGTCAGATCTGCCCCTGAGCGATCTGGTGGCGTGTCATGAGTGCGACTTGTTGATGCGCAAGCCTCGGCTGGCCCATGGCGAAAAAGCCGAGTGCCCCCGTTGCGGGTATGAGCTTTATGCTCATCGGCACAATGTAGTCGAACGCAGCCTTGCCTTGGTTATCGCCGCCCTGCTGTTATATGTGCCGGCCAACTTCTTACCCATCATGGAACTCAATCTGCTCGGGCAGTCCTCCCAGGACACCGTTTGGAGTGGGGTGGTCGGCCTGTTTGATACCGGCATGCAAGGCATTGCGGCAGTGGTGTTCTTGTGCAGCATGGGCATTCCGCTACTCAAGTTGCTTTGCCAGTTGGTGGTGTTGTTGTCCATCCGCTTGGATTTTGGCCGCAGTTACGGTTTGTTGCTGTATCGCATTTATCACCATCTACGAGACTGGGGGATGCTTGAGGTCTACCTCATGGGCGTACTGGTGGCCATCGTCAAGTTGGCAGATATGGCGGCCATCACCGTAGGCCTTGGTCTGGTGTGCTTCATCAGTTTGTTGCTGGTCCAGGTCTGGCTGGAAGTGGTGATGTCACCCCATCAGATCTGGCAGGCGTTGTCAGGAGAAGATGCCCATGCGGGCGATTGA